One segment of Acidobacteriota bacterium DNA contains the following:
- a CDS encoding UbiD family decarboxylase encodes MAYDDLRDWIKALDRAGELKRIRTEVDPILEIAEIADRVSKSRDKQGIVGGKALLFENIKGYPGGKLLINQFGSARRMRMALEVDSLDEVADRIRAFMDVKSPQGFLDKVKMLPMLAEMGKFFPKTVPTGPCKEVIKRDGFSLLDFPILQCWPKDAGRFITLPCVITRDPKTGKRNVGMYRMQVHDEQSTGMHWQRQKVAAEHYRDRMRQSIEHDGSAGAQARAAVDLMARSAGATMLAAGDRPEGRMDVAVVIGTDPALTFSAIVPAPPDVEEFIIAGFLRQKPVELVKCETIDLEVPADAEIVLEGYVKLDELKMEGPFGDHTGFYSLEDLYPVFHVTCITHRKDPIYATTVVGKPPQEDAWMGKAVERIFLPLMKLTIPEIVDVNLPIEGVFHNLMIVSIRKSYPGQARKVMNAIWSLGQAMFTKCIIVVDEDVNVQDVADVTLKALNNIDPERDIQFTMGPVDSLDHASRLANYGSKMGIDATRKWSTEGFARPWPDEILMDADTRAAVDGKWKSLAKELGLE; translated from the coding sequence TTGGCCTACGACGATCTGCGAGATTGGATCAAGGCGCTCGACCGCGCTGGGGAACTGAAACGCATCCGCACGGAAGTAGACCCGATATTGGAAATTGCCGAAATCGCCGACCGCGTCTCCAAGAGCCGCGACAAGCAGGGCATTGTTGGCGGAAAGGCGCTGCTGTTCGAAAACATCAAGGGCTATCCTGGCGGAAAGCTGCTCATCAACCAGTTTGGATCCGCGCGGCGCATGCGGATGGCGCTCGAGGTCGATTCGCTGGATGAAGTTGCCGATCGCATTCGCGCCTTCATGGACGTGAAGTCTCCGCAAGGCTTTCTCGACAAAGTAAAGATGCTGCCGATGCTGGCCGAAATGGGCAAATTCTTTCCGAAGACAGTTCCCACCGGCCCTTGTAAGGAAGTGATCAAGCGGGACGGGTTTTCATTGCTTGATTTTCCCATTCTGCAATGTTGGCCGAAAGATGCCGGGCGATTTATCACTTTGCCGTGCGTGATCACCCGCGATCCGAAAACCGGGAAGCGCAACGTCGGCATGTATCGCATGCAGGTTCACGACGAGCAATCGACCGGCATGCACTGGCAACGCCAGAAAGTAGCTGCGGAACATTATCGCGACCGCATGCGGCAGTCCATCGAACATGACGGAAGTGCTGGAGCACAGGCTCGCGCCGCCGTCGACTTGATGGCTCGCTCGGCCGGCGCGACCATGCTCGCCGCTGGAGATCGTCCCGAAGGCAGGATGGATGTCGCGGTTGTGATTGGTACCGACCCAGCTCTGACCTTCTCCGCCATCGTTCCCGCACCACCGGATGTCGAAGAATTCATCATTGCCGGATTCCTCCGCCAGAAACCGGTCGAACTCGTGAAGTGCGAAACGATCGACCTGGAAGTTCCCGCCGATGCTGAGATCGTTCTCGAAGGCTACGTGAAACTCGACGAACTGAAGATGGAAGGTCCGTTCGGCGACCACACGGGATTCTATTCACTCGAAGATCTGTACCCGGTATTTCACGTTACCTGCATCACCCACCGGAAAGATCCGATCTATGCGACCACGGTAGTGGGCAAGCCTCCGCAGGAAGATGCATGGATGGGCAAAGCCGTCGAACGCATCTTCCTCCCGCTGATGAAGTTGACTATCCCCGAGATCGTCGACGTCAATCTGCCCATCGAAGGCGTCTTCCATAATCTGATGATCGTCTCCATCCGCAAGTCCTATCCCGGACAGGCCCGCAAAGTTATGAATGCCATCTGGTCGCTCGGGCAGGCCATGTTCACGAAGTGCATCATCGTGGTGGACGAAGACGTTAACGTCCAGGACGTTGCCGACGTCACGCTGAAAGCGTTGAACAACATTGATCCGGAGCGCGACATCCAGTTCACGATGGGACCAGTCGATTCTCTCGACCACGCGTCCCGCCTCGCCAACTACGGATCAAAGATGGGCATCGACGCAACGCGAAAGTGGTCGACAGAAGGATTTGCGCGTCCGTGGCCGGATGAGATTTTGATGGATGCGGACACGCGCGCGGCGGTGGACGGGAAGTGGAAGTCGCTGGCGAAAGAGTTGGGATTGGAATAA
- a CDS encoding (2Fe-2S)-binding protein yields MIRLKVNGQEKTFDGDPDMPLLWYLRDVAGLTGTKFGCGMSLCGACTVHQNGEAIRSCTTAMKEVSGAEITTIEGIAPMHPVQKAWMEIRVPQCGYCQTGQIMQAIALLKDNKNPTDQDIDTVMSGNLCRCGTYSRIRAAIHQAAKETV; encoded by the coding sequence ATGATCCGCCTGAAGGTGAATGGGCAAGAAAAGACGTTTGACGGCGATCCGGACATGCCGCTGCTGTGGTATCTGCGCGACGTTGCCGGACTCACAGGCACGAAATTTGGGTGCGGGATGTCCCTGTGCGGAGCGTGCACGGTGCATCAGAATGGCGAGGCCATTCGGTCCTGCACGACGGCGATGAAGGAAGTGAGCGGCGCGGAGATCACTACCATCGAAGGCATCGCGCCCATGCATCCCGTGCAGAAGGCGTGGATGGAGATTCGCGTCCCCCAGTGCGGCTACTGCCAGACGGGACAGATCATGCAAGCGATCGCATTACTGAAGGACAACAAGAATCCGACTGACCAGGATATCGACACGGTGATGTCCGGCAACCTGTGCCGCTGTGGAACGTATTCGCGCATCCGGGCGGCCATTCATCAGGCTGCGAAGGAGACGGTATGA
- a CDS encoding xanthine dehydrogenase family protein molybdopterin-binding subunit, translating into MKRIENVSRRGFIQGALVGGAFVLSARYIPQPLWAAEGEAAPAFDPSLWVTISPDGAVTIVAGRSEMGCGSRTALPLVVADELDADWSKVKIDQAVGDPKYGDQDTDGSHSVRSFFDQMRQVGAAGRAMLISAAAAQWNVSAKDCTTEPHFVVHRASGRKLGYGELAGAAAKLPVPKVDDLQLKPRSEWRYIGKETNALFDLSDIVTGKATFGMDATMPGMVFASIEHPPVLGQKIKSYDDKAALKVPGVKQTLTLETVQPPHKFLPLGGVAVIADSTWAAFQGRKSLKIEWGSSPHSSYNSAAYRKSLEATSKKPCKVARNIGDVDAVFAKGGKIIEAEYYAPHLAHASMEPPVAVAEYRDGKVLAWAPTQNPQAVQDTVASALGIKKEDVTCHVTLLGGGFGRKSKPDQVAEAAVLSKQLGKPVKVVWTREDDIRFGFFHSVAAMYMKAAIGSDGKPTAWLQRSVFPPINSTFEAGATYGDDEMGLGWNNVPFDIPNHRAENGPADYHVRIGWLRSVANIYHAFAVHCFADELAKSAGKDSVQYLLDLIGPARIIDLGAKGDDAEEAKAYPLDTGRMRRVLEIAAEKSGWGKRPMGKGRGMGVAVHRSFLTYVATVVEVEVDAKGQVHIPGVWTAVDAGTIVSPDNIRNQFEGAAVFGTSLALYSEITATNGVINQGNFNDYQLARMNHSPRKIDVTIVASDAPPAGVGEPGVPPVAPALCNAIFAATGKRVRELPVSKTKLV; encoded by the coding sequence ATGAAGCGTATCGAGAATGTTTCCCGTCGCGGATTTATCCAGGGAGCGCTGGTCGGCGGAGCATTTGTGCTCAGCGCGCGCTATATTCCTCAACCGCTTTGGGCCGCTGAGGGCGAAGCTGCTCCGGCGTTCGACCCGAGTCTGTGGGTGACAATTTCTCCGGACGGCGCGGTGACGATCGTCGCGGGCCGATCCGAGATGGGATGCGGCAGCCGCACTGCACTGCCTTTGGTCGTTGCTGATGAGCTCGATGCGGATTGGTCCAAGGTGAAGATTGACCAGGCGGTCGGCGACCCAAAATACGGTGATCAGGACACGGATGGATCTCATTCCGTCCGCAGCTTTTTTGATCAGATGCGACAGGTCGGAGCCGCGGGAAGAGCGATGCTGATCAGCGCCGCCGCCGCGCAATGGAATGTTTCGGCCAAAGACTGCACCACAGAACCTCACTTCGTCGTGCATCGTGCTAGCGGTCGCAAACTCGGATACGGTGAACTGGCTGGCGCCGCCGCCAAGTTGCCAGTTCCAAAAGTCGACGACTTGCAGCTCAAGCCGCGCTCGGAATGGCGATACATCGGCAAGGAAACGAATGCGCTGTTCGACCTTTCCGATATCGTCACCGGGAAAGCGACCTTCGGCATGGACGCAACCATGCCGGGCATGGTCTTCGCGTCGATCGAGCATCCGCCAGTACTCGGCCAGAAGATCAAATCCTATGACGACAAGGCGGCTCTGAAAGTCCCGGGAGTCAAGCAAACACTGACTCTCGAAACCGTCCAGCCACCGCACAAGTTTCTGCCTCTGGGTGGCGTCGCCGTAATCGCCGACAGCACGTGGGCGGCGTTCCAGGGACGCAAGAGCCTGAAAATCGAATGGGGCAGCAGCCCGCATTCGTCCTACAACTCAGCGGCCTATCGCAAGTCGCTCGAAGCAACATCCAAGAAGCCTTGCAAAGTTGCTCGCAACATCGGCGACGTGGACGCGGTGTTCGCAAAGGGTGGAAAGATCATCGAAGCCGAATACTACGCACCCCATCTGGCGCATGCTTCGATGGAACCGCCCGTCGCAGTGGCTGAGTATCGTGATGGCAAGGTTTTGGCGTGGGCGCCGACGCAGAATCCTCAGGCGGTGCAGGACACAGTGGCCTCGGCGCTCGGCATCAAGAAGGAAGATGTAACCTGCCATGTCACGCTGCTGGGCGGCGGTTTTGGACGCAAGTCAAAACCAGACCAGGTCGCGGAAGCGGCCGTTCTCTCGAAGCAACTTGGCAAGCCCGTCAAAGTTGTCTGGACTCGCGAAGACGATATTCGCTTTGGCTTTTTTCACTCGGTTGCAGCCATGTACATGAAAGCGGCGATCGGGTCGGACGGCAAGCCGACAGCGTGGCTCCAGCGCAGTGTGTTTCCTCCGATCAATTCGACTTTCGAAGCGGGCGCCACCTATGGCGACGACGAAATGGGTCTGGGGTGGAACAACGTGCCCTTCGACATCCCCAATCATCGCGCAGAAAACGGGCCAGCCGACTATCACGTTCGCATCGGATGGCTGCGCAGTGTCGCGAATATTTATCACGCATTCGCAGTCCATTGCTTTGCCGACGAACTGGCAAAATCCGCAGGTAAAGATTCGGTGCAATATCTGCTGGACCTGATTGGGCCGGCGCGAATCATTGACCTGGGCGCCAAGGGCGACGACGCGGAAGAAGCTAAGGCTTATCCGCTCGATACTGGACGCATGCGCCGCGTGCTCGAGATTGCCGCTGAAAAATCAGGTTGGGGCAAGCGCCCCATGGGCAAAGGGCGCGGCATGGGCGTCGCCGTCCACCGCAGCTTTTTGACTTACGTTGCCACGGTGGTTGAAGTCGAGGTGGATGCCAAGGGTCAAGTACATATTCCCGGAGTCTGGACTGCGGTAGATGCGGGAACCATCGTCAGCCCCGACAATATCCGCAATCAATTCGAAGGCGCAGCGGTATTTGGAACGAGTCTCGCGCTCTATAGTGAAATAACAGCCACCAATGGAGTGATCAATCAGGGCAATTTCAACGACTATCAGCTGGCACGCATGAACCACTCTCCTCGCAAGATCGACGTCACGATTGTCGCGAGTGATGCGCCGCCGGCAGGCGTTGGGGAACCTGGGGTTCCGCCAGTTGCGCCAGCATTGTGTAACGCGATCTTTGCGGCGACGGGAAAACGCGTGCGCGAATTGCCGGTGTCGAAGACGAAACTGGTGTAG
- the modA gene encoding molybdate ABC transporter substrate-binding protein, translated as MFQRIPLIALLLSLCASAQEITVAAAADLSTALPEIAAAYAKQSGQVVKLSFGSSGNLTTQIQNGAPFDVFFSADESYPTQLIEGGLAEKDSLYRYAVGRLVLWVPNDVPVDVQKLEIKSLLDPAVKKIAIANPAHAPYGRAAESALKNLGVYDQISSKLVLGESISQTAQFVESGNAQAGMLALSHALSPNLKDNGHYWTVPLNAYPTLNQAAVVLSKSKQQAAARKFLDFVRGPDGSSLLKKYGFSLPEEKH; from the coding sequence GTGTTCCAGCGAATTCCATTGATTGCCCTCTTGCTGTCGTTGTGCGCGTCTGCGCAAGAGATCACTGTCGCCGCCGCTGCCGACCTCTCCACGGCGCTCCCCGAAATCGCGGCTGCCTACGCCAAACAATCGGGGCAAGTGGTCAAATTGTCGTTCGGTTCTTCCGGCAACCTTACGACACAGATTCAGAACGGCGCGCCTTTTGACGTTTTCTTTTCGGCCGACGAGAGTTATCCGACGCAACTCATCGAAGGAGGCCTCGCCGAAAAGGACTCGCTCTATCGTTACGCAGTTGGACGACTGGTTCTGTGGGTACCGAACGATGTTCCCGTCGACGTGCAAAAGCTGGAAATTAAGTCGCTGCTCGATCCTGCTGTAAAGAAGATCGCCATCGCGAACCCTGCCCACGCTCCCTACGGACGCGCCGCAGAGTCCGCATTGAAGAACCTTGGTGTCTACGATCAGATTTCGTCCAAGCTCGTGTTGGGCGAGAGCATTTCGCAAACCGCGCAGTTTGTGGAATCGGGCAACGCACAGGCCGGCATGCTGGCGTTGTCGCACGCTCTATCCCCGAATCTGAAAGACAACGGCCACTACTGGACCGTGCCACTCAATGCCTATCCCACGCTGAACCAGGCTGCAGTCGTGCTTTCCAAGTCGAAACAGCAGGCCGCGGCTCGCAAGTTCCTGGATTTTGTGCGCGGACCTGATGGCTCTTCCCTCCTGAAGAAATACGGCTTCAGCCTGCCCGAGGAGAAGCACTAA
- the modB gene encoding molybdate ABC transporter permease subunit has product MNWEAFWLTVRLAAIVSALLLAIGVPIAYWLTYSRWRGKFLIEALIALPIVLPPTVLGLYVLMALGSRSPIGRYWESWTGHPLAFTFEGLIIGSVLYSLPFAVQPFAASFSGVDLKLLQASASLGQSPIRTFRRVVLPLSKAGLVTGFVLSFAHTLGEFGVVLMIGGNIPGVTRTISIDIYDQVQAGNYSAAYQTALLLLIISFVVLSVVYGVNRRVWTIGPSK; this is encoded by the coding sequence GTGAATTGGGAGGCGTTCTGGCTTACGGTTCGCCTCGCCGCCATTGTCTCCGCATTGTTGCTGGCGATTGGCGTTCCGATCGCCTACTGGCTGACGTATTCACGCTGGCGCGGAAAGTTCCTGATCGAAGCTCTGATTGCCCTGCCGATTGTCTTACCTCCCACGGTATTGGGCCTTTACGTACTCATGGCTCTAGGGTCGCGCAGTCCGATAGGGCGGTATTGGGAGTCGTGGACTGGGCATCCGCTCGCGTTTACGTTTGAAGGATTGATCATCGGCAGCGTGCTCTATAGCCTGCCGTTTGCCGTGCAGCCATTCGCGGCATCTTTTTCGGGAGTTGATCTGAAATTGCTGCAGGCCTCGGCATCGCTGGGGCAATCGCCGATCCGCACGTTTCGACGTGTCGTGCTTCCCCTTTCCAAGGCCGGACTGGTCACAGGCTTCGTGCTCAGCTTCGCGCACACGCTCGGCGAATTCGGTGTGGTATTGATGATCGGCGGCAATATTCCTGGAGTGACTCGAACAATCTCGATCGATATCTACGATCAAGTGCAAGCAGGCAATTATTCTGCCGCGTATCAAACGGCATTGCTGCTGCTGATCATTTCTTTTGTTGTGCTGTCCGTCGTGTATGGCGTCAACCGCCGCGTTTGGACTATAGGTCCGTCGAAATGA
- the modC gene encoding molybdenum ABC transporter ATP-binding protein, producing MTADGTLPNSGGGASDLEVRIRKAFSNAESAFDLDLHFRAAPGFTILFGASGAGKTTVLDSISGLARPDHGRISVGGEILFDSDSKRDVPAWKRAIGYVIQDLALFPHLTAQENVAFGLHALGASEQQNRSREMLRAFHIEHLGERRPSQISGGERQRVALARTLVTQPRALLLDEPLAALDRPTKTRILDDLRLWNQSHQVPILYVTHSHEEVFALGEHVIALSAGRIVAQGLPHEVMSVPRLETVAQLLGFENIFDARVTSLHEERGTMTCCLSAGTVELETPLVRADIGTQLRVGIRAGDLLLATEQPRGLSARNVIAGTIRNIERRDVIISTVVECSGTDFEVHLTLAARDSLQLAPGKSVWVVVKTHSCHLMAGAR from the coding sequence ATGACAGCTGACGGCACACTCCCAAATAGCGGTGGCGGAGCATCGGATCTGGAAGTCCGCATCCGCAAAGCCTTCTCGAATGCTGAGTCCGCGTTCGACCTGGATCTTCATTTTCGAGCAGCGCCCGGATTCACCATTCTGTTTGGCGCGTCCGGCGCCGGAAAAACTACCGTCCTCGATTCCATTTCCGGCTTGGCGCGTCCGGATCATGGACGGATCTCTGTTGGCGGCGAAATCTTGTTTGATTCGGATTCGAAGCGAGATGTGCCTGCCTGGAAACGAGCGATTGGCTACGTTATTCAGGACTTGGCTCTGTTCCCGCACCTAACCGCTCAGGAAAACGTTGCATTCGGATTGCATGCGCTTGGAGCCTCCGAACAGCAGAATCGAAGTCGCGAAATGCTTCGGGCATTTCACATTGAGCACCTCGGCGAACGGCGGCCTTCACAAATTTCCGGCGGCGAGCGCCAACGGGTGGCGCTGGCTCGCACTCTGGTTACGCAGCCGCGCGCGTTGTTGCTCGACGAGCCGCTCGCTGCTCTTGATCGTCCAACGAAGACGCGGATTCTCGACGACCTGAGGCTGTGGAACCAATCGCACCAAGTTCCCATTCTCTATGTCACACATAGCCATGAGGAGGTGTTCGCGCTCGGCGAGCACGTCATCGCACTTTCTGCGGGACGAATCGTCGCACAAGGCCTGCCGCACGAAGTCATGAGTGTGCCGCGACTGGAGACGGTTGCCCAACTACTGGGGTTCGAAAATATATTCGACGCTCGCGTGACATCGCTCCACGAAGAACGAGGCACGATGACGTGCTGCCTGAGCGCGGGGACGGTAGAGTTGGAAACACCGCTGGTTCGCGCGGACATTGGAACGCAGTTGCGGGTTGGAATCCGCGCCGGCGACCTGCTGCTCGCCACCGAACAACCGCGCGGATTGAGTGCCCGCAATGTCATTGCCGGGACGATCCGAAACATCGAGCGGAGGGATGTCATCATCTCGACGGTTGTGGAGTGCAGCGGCACTGACTTTGAAGTCCACCTCACATTGGCAGCGAGAGACTCGTTGCAGTTGGCACCGGGAAAGAGCGTATGGGTCGTAGTAAAGACGCACTCGTGTCACTTGATGGCTGGTGCTCGCTGA
- a CDS encoding glycosyltransferase yields the protein MKAIPSGGARSRPASPPWTQHLLLFALFFAVLMLLHAPLLRLPYFWDEAGYYIPAARDLLLTGTLIPHSTPSNAHPPLVMAWLALAWKVAGYSSLVTRSAMLAVAAFTLLGLFRLSRLVTNLSVASATVLLTALYPVFFTQSSLAHVDLAAAGLTFWGLLAYLEDRPWSTALWFSLAVLAKETAIVAPMALFGWELLALVMRSRRPDFFPSVARRSRAYTLLAPVLLLICWYTYHYAKTGFLFGNPEFLRYNVTATLNPLRIPLALGLRIWEVFGYFSLYLLTAGAVLAMRRGAQVTAGVPRARIALWIQLIFLVVLLAYLAFMSVVGGAVLARYMLPVVPLVILVLVSTIWRRVRYWRLVVGLVAIAFVAGLFTNPPYGFAIEDNLAYRDYVVMHAEAERLLALRYPKARVLTAWPASDELSRPWLGYVSPPLPVVRIEDFTPGQISIAAAASNQFDVALVFSTKYQPSRPLLEDWLPWQNLKEKFFGYHRDLPPEDIAAQLGGKVVFQKNSDGQWVAVIALEREQDAALQKLTKQSR from the coding sequence ATGAAGGCAATTCCTTCCGGCGGAGCGCGTTCACGACCCGCATCGCCCCCGTGGACGCAGCACCTGCTTCTCTTCGCATTGTTCTTCGCCGTGCTCATGCTGCTGCATGCGCCGTTGCTGCGGTTGCCGTATTTTTGGGATGAAGCGGGATACTACATCCCCGCAGCCCGCGATCTGCTTCTCACAGGCACGCTGATCCCACACTCGACACCTTCCAATGCTCATCCGCCTCTGGTGATGGCCTGGTTGGCGCTCGCGTGGAAAGTGGCCGGATATTCTTCGCTGGTTACGCGATCGGCGATGCTGGCCGTAGCCGCGTTCACGCTGCTTGGACTGTTTCGGTTGTCGCGCCTGGTCACGAATCTCTCCGTGGCATCAGCGACAGTGCTTCTGACCGCGCTGTATCCAGTATTCTTTACGCAGAGTTCGCTCGCGCATGTTGATCTGGCCGCGGCAGGGCTCACATTCTGGGGACTGCTGGCCTATCTCGAAGATCGTCCGTGGAGCACAGCGCTCTGGTTTTCACTGGCAGTGCTCGCCAAGGAAACGGCGATTGTGGCTCCCATGGCTTTGTTTGGATGGGAACTTCTCGCCCTCGTTATGCGCTCGCGTCGACCGGATTTCTTTCCATCTGTTGCACGCCGTTCGCGTGCGTACACCTTGCTGGCGCCAGTGCTGTTGCTGATTTGCTGGTACACGTATCACTACGCGAAGACTGGGTTCCTATTCGGCAATCCTGAATTCCTTCGCTACAACGTGACGGCGACCCTCAATCCGCTCCGAATCCCATTGGCCCTGGGCTTGCGCATCTGGGAAGTATTCGGATATTTCAGCTTGTACTTGTTGACCGCTGGCGCTGTGCTGGCAATGCGCCGCGGCGCACAGGTTACGGCGGGAGTCCCACGCGCGAGGATCGCCCTCTGGATTCAGTTGATTTTTCTGGTGGTACTCCTCGCATATCTCGCATTCATGTCTGTTGTGGGAGGAGCCGTACTCGCTCGCTACATGTTGCCGGTCGTGCCCCTGGTGATCTTAGTGCTCGTCTCTACGATCTGGCGGCGCGTTCGCTACTGGCGATTGGTAGTGGGTCTGGTTGCGATCGCCTTTGTCGCGGGACTGTTCACCAATCCACCCTATGGATTCGCCATCGAAGACAACCTTGCCTATCGCGACTACGTGGTGATGCACGCCGAGGCCGAACGATTGCTCGCCTTGCGGTATCCGAAAGCTCGCGTATTGACGGCGTGGCCGGCGTCGGATGAACTCTCGCGGCCATGGTTGGGCTATGTCTCGCCGCCGTTGCCAGTCGTACGGATAGAAGACTTCACTCCCGGACAAATCTCGATTGCCGCAGCGGCTAGCAATCAGTTCGACGTCGCTCTCGTATTCTCGACCAAGTATCAGCCAAGTCGTCCTTTGCTGGAAGACTGGCTACCCTGGCAGAATCTCAAAGAGAAATTCTTCGGCTACCACCGGGATTTGCCGCCAGAAGATATTGCTGCGCAGCTAGGCGGGAAGGTTGTCTTTCAGAAGAATAGCGATGGGCAGTGGGTTGCGGTGATCGCGTTGGAGAGGGAACAGGACGCAGCCTTGCAGAAACTGACCAAGCAAAGCCGCTGA
- a CDS encoding DUF3467 domain-containing protein, producing MNTQPQPNVKFSNTADYREAYANSVQIRVNVWDFFLVFGTMQQSSETQVELRNFQGVYLSPQQAKALMALLQQNVANYEAAFGPIQLDPRAPGGPVH from the coding sequence ATGAATACGCAGCCACAACCGAACGTAAAATTCTCCAACACCGCGGACTATCGCGAAGCCTATGCCAACAGTGTGCAGATCCGGGTCAATGTGTGGGATTTCTTTCTTGTCTTTGGAACCATGCAGCAGAGTTCGGAAACGCAAGTGGAACTGCGCAATTTTCAGGGAGTGTATCTTAGTCCGCAACAAGCGAAAGCGTTGATGGCGCTCCTGCAACAGAATGTCGCCAACTATGAAGCTGCCTTCGGGCCGATTCAGCTTGATCCGCGTGCGCCTGGCGGTCCAGTACACTAA
- a CDS encoding TolB family protein produces the protein MNPLSKLRCYLFALLALFLLVYSIPADAQPSSASIGLFEAQGDVGANPWAGSAVYDAAKGEYRVTGGGANMWASLDAFHFLWKRMSGNFALTADVQFVGKGVEDHRKAVLVVRQSLDPNAAYADVALHGDGLTALQFRPIPGAETSEVRSSVTAPVRIRLERRGAQFLMSAGRPGEQLVPAIPATVGMEGAVYVGIGVCSHDAKVLETAVFSNVSIQELPATEAHANPENVRSRISIYDLTSKSVQVVYSADTLWEAPNWSPDGKYLIANSGGVIYRFPLDATGQPQPEKLALDKGYECNNDKALSPDGKRLAFSASHEPADGSQVYVANADGSSPQVVTANIPSYFHGWSPDGRWLAFVGERNGNFDIYRISSRGGQEERLTTSPGFDDGPDYSPDGKWIYINTDRSGGWDIWRFPSEGAGANDNQAQRVTGDAGEDWFPHPSPDSKWLAFLTFPAGTKGHDFKTAVQLRMIPLPASDAPAQIPQDEDGIPVLTQLFGGQGSINVNSWSPDSKKFAFVSYELLP, from the coding sequence ATGAACCCTTTGTCGAAGCTTCGTTGTTACCTGTTCGCACTTTTGGCTTTGTTCCTATTGGTGTATTCGATTCCCGCCGACGCGCAGCCAAGTTCAGCATCCATCGGCCTATTCGAGGCGCAGGGTGACGTCGGCGCCAATCCGTGGGCTGGTTCCGCTGTCTACGACGCCGCGAAGGGCGAATATCGGGTTACGGGCGGCGGCGCCAACATGTGGGCGTCGCTGGACGCATTTCATTTCTTGTGGAAGCGCATGTCCGGAAACTTCGCGCTCACGGCCGATGTCCAGTTTGTGGGTAAAGGCGTCGAGGATCATCGCAAAGCCGTGCTGGTCGTGCGCCAGAGCCTCGATCCAAATGCTGCCTACGCCGATGTCGCATTGCACGGGGATGGCTTAACCGCACTCCAGTTTCGGCCAATTCCCGGTGCCGAGACCTCCGAAGTGCGATCGAGTGTGACAGCTCCCGTTCGAATTCGACTGGAGCGGCGAGGAGCGCAGTTCTTGATGTCCGCAGGTAGGCCGGGAGAACAATTGGTCCCGGCAATTCCCGCAACCGTCGGCATGGAAGGCGCGGTCTATGTCGGGATCGGCGTCTGCTCGCACGATGCGAAAGTGCTTGAGACGGCTGTGTTCTCCAACGTAAGCATCCAGGAACTGCCCGCGACCGAGGCACACGCGAATCCAGAAAACGTGCGCAGCAGGATTTCGATTTACGACCTGACGAGCAAGAGCGTGCAAGTCGTGTATAGCGCCGACACATTGTGGGAGGCGCCGAACTGGTCGCCGGATGGAAAATACCTCATCGCAAACTCGGGTGGAGTGATCTACCGCTTCCCGTTGGATGCGACCGGACAGCCGCAGCCGGAGAAACTCGCACTGGATAAGGGCTATGAATGTAATAACGACAAGGCGCTTTCACCGGATGGTAAGCGGTTGGCATTCTCCGCGTCGCACGAACCCGCCGATGGCTCGCAGGTGTATGTAGCCAACGCCGATGGCAGCAGTCCGCAAGTCGTGACCGCAAATATTCCAAGCTATTTTCACGGATGGTCGCCAGATGGCCGCTGGCTGGCGTTTGTTGGCGAGCGGAACGGCAATTTTGACATCTACCGCATTTCATCTCGAGGCGGCCAAGAGGAGAGGCTGACTACGAGCCCCGGTTTTGATGACGGTCCCGATTACTCGCCCGACGGAAAATGGATCTACATCAACACCGATCGGTCGGGGGGATGGGACATTTGGCGGTTTCCATCAGAGGGCGCCGGCGCCAATGATAATCAGGCACAGCGCGTGACCGGCGATGCTGGCGAGGACTGGTTCCCGCATCCCTCTCCGGACAGCAAGTGGCTCGCGTTTCTAACATTCCCGGCCGGCACCAAAGGGCATGATTTTAAAACAGCAGTCCAGTTGCGGATGATCCCCCTGCCCGCGAGCGATGCGCCTGCGCAGATTCCTCAGGACGAAGACGGGATTCCTGTTCTCACGCAGTTGTTCGGAGGGCAGGGCTCGATCAACGTCAACTCGTGGTCGCCGGACTCAAAGAAGTTCGCGTTCGTGAGCTACGAGCTATTGCCGTAG